In Sphingomonas sp. Leaf357, a single genomic region encodes these proteins:
- a CDS encoding alcohol dehydrogenase catalytic domain-containing protein yields the protein MKTVAAILDQIGHAGPFADSTPLRLADVDLDPPRAGELLVRIDAAGLCHSDLSVINGDRPRPMPMALGHEASATVVALGDSDDRMFAVGDRVVLAFLPACGECVACVSGAGYMCANGAAANGRGELLGGGFRLHDCGADVHHHLGVSAFAKHAVVDRRSAVKIDGDIPPEIAALFGCAVLTGVGAVLNSAALRPGESVAIYGLGGVGLAALLGAVAGGGHPISVIDPMPGKRALALELGAAAAFAPGEEGGIAPPDLVVETVGKAVVLERAYALARRGGRVVTVGLPNPAELFSIPAVSLVGDGKTIIGSYMGSSIPARDIPRYIGLWRAGRLPVERLLTSVSPLGDINALFDTLASGQAVRQVVIP from the coding sequence ATGAAGACCGTTGCCGCGATACTCGACCAGATCGGCCATGCCGGGCCGTTTGCGGACTCCACGCCCTTGCGCTTGGCCGATGTCGATCTCGATCCGCCGCGCGCCGGCGAACTGCTCGTGCGGATCGATGCGGCGGGGCTGTGCCATTCCGACCTGTCGGTGATCAACGGCGATCGCCCGCGCCCGATGCCGATGGCGTTGGGCCACGAAGCGTCGGCGACAGTGGTGGCGCTGGGCGATTCCGACGACCGGATGTTCGCGGTCGGCGATCGGGTCGTTCTCGCGTTCCTGCCGGCGTGCGGCGAATGCGTCGCCTGCGTTTCGGGCGCAGGCTATATGTGCGCCAATGGCGCGGCGGCGAACGGGCGCGGCGAACTGCTCGGCGGCGGCTTCCGTTTGCACGATTGCGGTGCCGACGTGCATCATCACCTCGGCGTCTCGGCGTTCGCCAAACATGCCGTGGTCGATCGCCGATCGGCGGTGAAGATCGATGGCGACATACCGCCCGAGATCGCCGCTTTGTTCGGCTGCGCGGTGTTGACCGGGGTCGGCGCGGTGCTCAACAGCGCGGCGCTGCGGCCGGGCGAGAGCGTCGCGATCTACGGGCTGGGCGGCGTCGGTCTGGCGGCGTTGCTGGGCGCGGTCGCGGGGGGCGGCCATCCGATTTCGGTGATCGATCCGATGCCCGGGAAACGCGCGCTGGCGCTGGAACTCGGCGCGGCGGCGGCGTTCGCGCCCGGCGAGGAAGGCGGCATCGCCCCGCCCGATCTGGTGGTGGAAACGGTGGGCAAGGCGGTGGTGCTGGAACGCGCCTACGCGCTGGCCCGGCGCGGTGGCCGCGTCGTGACGGTCGGCCTGCCCAACCCGGCCGAGCTTTTCTCGATCCCCGCCGTCAGCCTGGTCGGCGACGGCAAGACGATCATCGGCAGCTACATGGGCAGCAGCATCCCGGCGCGCGACATCCCGCGCTATATCGGCCTGTGGCGCGCGGGGCGCTTGCCGGTCGAGCGGCTGCTGACCTCCGTCTCGCCGCTCGGCGACATCAACGCTTTGTTCGACACGCTCGCCTCCGGCCAGGCCGTACGGCAGGTCGTGATTCCATGA
- a CDS encoding helix-turn-helix domain-containing protein, whose protein sequence is MADLVEYRGNGLHRPSIFTLIAAPASRHAGMRILDCASGKLAKHRGPKHHGGMEADQELKSLKRGLKAMMLINAQGSLAISELSRGLGLPRTTAERVLMTLLAEGFVDRDPQTKRFFLTDRVRALSGGYSDESWIAHVAAPMLFETTREIGWPLIIATPAGEYMRTRLTTDPATSLNIHRRHIGSEIAMGVSSSGIVHLAFLDPEQQRIMLQILRESDDPMQEAARDANRIGYALQQAREGGYSFGLDLGTERSVSVPIFERGQVKAVLLMVFIARGLTHEQVVRDFVPRLKTMAADIERLAFQENPAPVI, encoded by the coding sequence ATGGCCGATCTGGTCGAGTATCGCGGCAACGGTCTTCATCGGCCCTCCATCTTCACCCTGATCGCAGCACCGGCATCACGCCACGCCGGAATGCGCATATTGGATTGCGCATCCGGCAAGCTTGCCAAGCATCGCGGACCGAAACATCATGGCGGCATGGAAGCCGACCAGGAACTCAAATCGCTCAAGCGCGGCCTGAAGGCGATGATGCTCATCAACGCCCAGGGGTCGCTTGCCATTTCCGAACTGAGTCGCGGTCTGGGCCTGCCGCGCACGACCGCCGAGCGGGTGCTGATGACCCTGCTCGCCGAAGGGTTCGTCGATCGCGATCCGCAGACCAAGCGCTTCTTCCTCACCGATCGGGTCCGGGCGCTGTCGGGCGGCTATTCGGACGAAAGCTGGATCGCGCATGTTGCCGCCCCGATGCTGTTCGAAACGACGCGCGAGATCGGCTGGCCGCTGATCATCGCGACTCCGGCGGGCGAATATATGCGCACGCGGCTGACGACCGATCCGGCGACCTCGCTCAACATCCACCGTCGGCATATCGGCTCCGAAATCGCGATGGGCGTGTCGTCCAGCGGGATCGTCCACCTCGCGTTCCTCGATCCCGAACAGCAACGGATCATGCTGCAGATCCTGCGCGAATCGGACGATCCGATGCAGGAAGCGGCGCGCGATGCGAACCGCATCGGCTATGCGCTGCAACAGGCGCGCGAGGGCGGCTACAGTTTCGGCCTCGATCTCGGCACCGAACGCAGCGTCAGCGTGCCGATCTTCGAACGCGGACAGGTGAAGGCTGTGCTGCTGATGGTCTTCATCGCGCGCGGCCTGACCCACGAACAGGTCGTGCGCGATTTCGTGCCACGCCTGAAGACGATGGCGGCGGACATCGAACGCCTGGCCTTCCAGGAAAATCCCGCGCCGGTGATTTGA
- a CDS encoding aldehyde dehydrogenase family protein, producing the protein MTIAPSAAARAFLDGPHRLLIGGEWVEGEGRGIAVENPARGEIIAEVRAASLDQLDQAVSAARSALHGDWSRLGGRDRGVILDRFADLLEARADLIGEVMTLDNGSPLLSSRMVVQHLAAELFRYYAGWASKIAGESFQPSLTARPTLDIMVATTRDPIGVVGAIVPWNAPPGMMALKMAPALAAGCTLVLKTAELAPLVGELFAQLWIEAGGPAGAFNLIHGHGEDMGAAMAAHPGIDKIAFTGSTAVGRRIVEAATGNLKKVSLELGGKSPVIVFPDADLDAVIPAAAMACYLSTGQQCMAGSRLFLHADIHDRVVEGVATFARTLKVGDGLDPATVLGPMISARQKARVLDYIDIAKAEGATAALDSATFDGPGHFVGPVLLTGVSPGMRIEQEEVFGPVLSAIRFDDEDTMVDAVNGTPYGLSGSVWTRDIARALRVAKRVDSGQVGINIHAAMSAETPFGGNRQSGWGREFGREGLDGYLKTKAISINLGPKP; encoded by the coding sequence ATGACCATCGCTCCCTCCGCCGCCGCCCGCGCCTTTCTCGATGGCCCGCACCGCCTGCTGATCGGCGGCGAGTGGGTGGAGGGGGAGGGGCGCGGCATCGCGGTGGAAAATCCGGCGCGCGGCGAGATCATCGCCGAGGTGCGCGCTGCGTCGCTCGACCAGCTCGACCAGGCGGTGAGCGCGGCGCGATCGGCCTTGCATGGCGACTGGAGCCGGCTCGGCGGGCGCGATCGCGGCGTGATCCTCGATCGCTTCGCCGATCTGCTCGAGGCGCGCGCCGATCTGATCGGCGAGGTGATGACGCTCGACAACGGATCGCCGTTGCTGTCGTCCCGGATGGTCGTGCAGCACCTCGCCGCCGAGTTGTTCCGCTATTATGCCGGCTGGGCGAGCAAGATCGCCGGCGAGAGTTTCCAGCCGAGCCTCACCGCGCGGCCCACGCTCGACATCATGGTCGCCACCACGCGCGATCCGATCGGCGTGGTCGGCGCGATCGTGCCGTGGAACGCGCCGCCCGGCATGATGGCGCTGAAGATGGCGCCCGCGCTGGCGGCGGGTTGCACCTTGGTGCTGAAGACCGCCGAACTGGCGCCGCTGGTCGGCGAACTGTTCGCGCAATTGTGGATCGAGGCGGGCGGCCCGGCGGGCGCGTTCAACCTGATCCACGGGCACGGCGAGGATATGGGCGCGGCGATGGCGGCGCATCCGGGCATCGACAAGATCGCCTTCACCGGATCGACCGCCGTCGGCCGCAGGATCGTCGAGGCGGCGACCGGCAATCTGAAGAAGGTCAGTCTCGAACTCGGCGGGAAATCCCCGGTGATCGTGTTCCCCGATGCCGATCTCGATGCGGTGATCCCGGCGGCGGCGATGGCCTGTTATCTCTCGACCGGGCAGCAATGCATGGCCGGTTCGCGCCTGTTCCTGCATGCCGATATCCACGACCGCGTCGTGGAGGGCGTCGCCACGTTCGCGCGGACGCTCAAGGTCGGTGACGGGCTCGATCCCGCTACGGTGCTGGGTCCGATGATCTCCGCCCGGCAGAAGGCGCGGGTGCTCGACTATATCGACATCGCCAAGGCCGAAGGCGCGACCGCTGCGCTCGACAGCGCCACCTTCGACGGCCCTGGCCATTTCGTCGGCCCGGTTCTGTTGACCGGCGTTTCGCCCGGCATGCGGATCGAGCAGGAGGAGGTGTTCGGTCCCGTATTGTCCGCGATCCGTTTCGACGACGAGGATACGATGGTCGATGCGGTCAACGGCACGCCCTACGGCCTGTCCGGATCGGTATGGACGCGCGACATCGCCCGCGCGCTCAGGGTCGCGAAGCGGGTCGATTCGGGGCAGGTCGGGATCAACATCCATGCCGCGATGAGCGCGGAGACCCCGTTCGGCGGCAACCGCCAGTCGGGCTGGGGCCGGGAGTTCGGACGCGAGGGGCTGGACGGCTATCTGAAGACCAAGGCGATCAGCATCAATCTGGGGCCCAAGCCATGA
- a CDS encoding FAD-dependent monooxygenase yields MSARLLVIGAGLGGLTAALALRKAGFAVEVHEAAPQLGEVGAGLTLSRGAQSVFRHVGVQDAVARFSTPSSGFPFLHYRTGAVLAGAIDHGVGLPDDGIADVSRQCHRADLHGVLAAAFDGPLHLGHSLIGIEETAHGVRARFADGGSAEGDALIAADGVRSVARAILWGESAPRFTGQMAYRFLVDRARAVPFLDHGRGAVFLGPGATFNRYTLRGGDVLNCVGIAATDAWVGEGWSTPATRDELLATFHGWHPAATGLMGEADRLIKWGIFDHAPLPGWSRGRVTLLGDAAHAMLPFLGMGAAMAIEDAMILARAFAAEGDVAPAFARYEAARVPRTTLIHAKSVEQGALTQARDPDHYVHAAAPAADPSILGYDPVTAPM; encoded by the coding sequence ATGAGCGCGCGGCTGCTGGTGATCGGCGCGGGTCTGGGCGGGCTGACCGCCGCGCTCGCGCTGCGCAAGGCCGGGTTCGCGGTCGAGGTGCACGAGGCCGCGCCGCAACTGGGCGAGGTCGGCGCGGGGCTGACGCTCAGCCGGGGCGCGCAGAGCGTGTTCCGCCATGTCGGCGTGCAGGATGCGGTGGCGCGCTTCTCGACGCCGTCGAGTGGCTTCCCCTTCCTGCACTATCGCACCGGCGCGGTGCTGGCCGGCGCGATCGATCACGGCGTGGGCCTGCCCGACGACGGCATTGCCGACGTCTCGCGCCAATGCCACCGCGCGGATCTGCACGGCGTCCTCGCGGCGGCGTTCGATGGCCCGCTGCATCTCGGCCACAGCCTGATCGGGATCGAGGAAACCGCGCACGGCGTCCGCGCCCGCTTCGCCGATGGCGGCAGCGCGGAGGGCGATGCGCTGATCGCCGCCGATGGCGTGCGGTCGGTGGCACGCGCGATCTTGTGGGGCGAAAGCGCGCCGCGCTTCACCGGCCAGATGGCGTATCGCTTCCTGGTCGATCGCGCGCGCGCCGTGCCGTTTCTCGACCATGGCCGGGGGGCGGTGTTCCTCGGCCCCGGCGCGACCTTCAACCGCTACACGTTGCGCGGCGGAGACGTGCTCAATTGCGTGGGCATCGCCGCGACTGACGCCTGGGTCGGCGAAGGCTGGTCGACGCCCGCCACCCGCGACGAATTGCTGGCGACGTTCCATGGCTGGCATCCCGCCGCCACCGGATTGATGGGCGAGGCGGATCGCCTGATCAAATGGGGCATATTCGATCACGCCCCGCTGCCCGGCTGGAGCAGGGGCCGGGTGACCCTGCTCGGCGATGCGGCGCACGCGATGCTGCCGTTCCTCGGCATGGGCGCGGCGATGGCGATCGAGGATGCGATGATCCTCGCGCGGGCCTTCGCGGCGGAGGGCGATGTCGCCCCCGCCTTCGCCCGCTACGAAGCGGCGCGGGTGCCGCGCACGACGCTGATCCACGCCAAGTCGGTCGAGCAGGGCGCGCTGACCCAGGCGCGCGATCCGGATCATTACGTGCACGCCGCGGCCCCGGCGGCGGATCCGTCGATCTTGGGCTATGATCCGGTAACCGCGCCGATGTGA
- a CDS encoding isocitrate lyase/PEP mutase family protein, with the protein MATPLLRGRLTAGQFITAPGVQDMIAAVVAGKVGFDVLYGSGYWLTASAYGLPDAGIATYTQMLDRMATLVRTTDAAVIADADTGYGGLLNVHHTVRGYEDAGIAAIQIEDQEFPKKCGHTPFKRLIAEDDMVEKIRVAVDARRDPDFLIIARTDARASEGLNGAIGRARAYGEAGADILFVEALESEDEMRQACDTLDRPMMANMSNGGLTPMRTAPELADIGFALAIFPAMTSLVAAAAMEQALRRLKADGEGHPAEMPIFDFKEFCGLIGFQEVWDFEKKWAR; encoded by the coding sequence ATGGCCACCCCCCTGCTGCGCGGTCGGCTGACCGCCGGACAGTTCATCACCGCGCCCGGCGTGCAGGACATGATCGCCGCGGTGGTGGCGGGCAAGGTCGGCTTCGACGTGCTGTACGGCAGCGGCTATTGGCTCACCGCCTCCGCCTATGGCCTGCCCGATGCGGGGATCGCGACCTACACGCAGATGCTCGACCGGATGGCGACGTTGGTCCGCACCACCGACGCCGCCGTGATCGCCGATGCCGACACCGGCTATGGCGGCCTGCTCAACGTGCATCACACGGTGCGCGGATACGAGGATGCGGGGATCGCCGCGATCCAGATCGAGGACCAGGAATTTCCCAAGAAATGCGGCCATACGCCGTTCAAGCGCCTGATCGCCGAGGACGACATGGTCGAGAAGATCCGCGTCGCGGTCGATGCACGGCGCGATCCCGATTTCCTGATCATCGCCCGCACCGATGCGCGTGCCAGCGAGGGGCTGAACGGCGCGATCGGGCGGGCTCGGGCCTATGGCGAGGCGGGGGCCGACATCCTGTTCGTCGAGGCGCTGGAGAGCGAGGACGAGATGCGCCAGGCCTGCGACACGCTCGACCGTCCGATGATGGCGAACATGTCGAACGGCGGGCTGACGCCGATGCGCACCGCGCCCGAACTCGCCGATATCGGCTTCGCGCTGGCGATCTTCCCGGCGATGACCAGCCTGGTCGCGGCGGCGGCGATGGAACAGGCGTTGCGGCGGTTGAAGGCGGACGGCGAAGGCCATCCGGCGGAGATGCCGATCTTCGATTTCAAGGAATTCTGCGGCCTGATCGGGTTTCAGGAGGTGTGGGATTTCGAGAAGAAATGGGCGCGGTGA
- the leuD gene encoding 3-isopropylmalate dehydratase small subunit, with protein MTPFTSLTAIAAPLPEDNVDTDIIVPARFLLITEKKGLGRYAFYERRYETDGRPKPDFVLNQPRFASAAILIAGANFGCGSSREHAPWALADLGFRAIIAPSFGEIFAGNCIKNGMPPVVVADVAPLIADAEAGRAVTIDLVARSVVRAGGTVIRFAIGDGAREALLNGWDDIETILGRHGGDITNFETRQRADQPWLWSNG; from the coding sequence GTGACGCCCTTCACCAGCCTCACCGCGATCGCCGCGCCGTTGCCGGAGGACAATGTCGATACCGACATCATCGTCCCCGCGCGCTTCCTGCTCATCACCGAGAAGAAGGGGCTGGGGCGGTATGCCTTTTACGAACGGCGTTACGAGACCGACGGGCGACCCAAGCCCGATTTCGTGCTCAACCAGCCGCGTTTCGCCAGCGCGGCGATCCTGATCGCCGGGGCGAATTTCGGCTGCGGATCGAGCCGCGAACATGCCCCCTGGGCGCTTGCCGATCTCGGCTTCCGCGCGATCATCGCCCCCAGCTTCGGCGAGATCTTCGCCGGCAACTGCATCAAGAACGGCATGCCGCCGGTCGTCGTCGCCGATGTCGCGCCGCTGATCGCCGATGCCGAGGCGGGCCGCGCCGTCACTATCGATCTCGTCGCACGGTCGGTGGTGCGCGCCGGCGGGACCGTCATTCGCTTCGCGATCGGCGACGGCGCACGCGAGGCGTTGCTCAACGGCTGGGACGATATCGAGACGATTCTCGGCCGGCACGGCGGCGACATCACCAATTTCGAAACCCGCCAGCGCGCCGACCAGCCCTGGCTCTGGAGCAACGGATAA
- the leuC gene encoding 3-isopropylmalate dehydratase large subunit, whose translation MPTLYDKLWSAHVVATEPGGIDLIYVDRMLLHEVSSPQAFAGLREAGRSPRRTAPFLAVADHAVPTHDRGAPIADPQARAQVSLLESNCAASGIDYLPLTDARQGIVHVIGPEQGFTLPGTTLVCGDSHTATHGAFGALAFGIGSSEAECVLATQTLRQKKARTMRVTIDGPLGHGVSAKDLALALIGRIGAAGAIGHAIEYAGSTVAAMSIEARMTLCNMSIEAGSRTGLVAPDETTFAWVEGRPRAPHGADWARALAYWRTLPSDPDAVFDADVTIEARTVAPQVSWGTSPDQVVAIDGAVPADADAKALAYMGLEHGQRIAGLPIDHVFVGSCTNGRIEDLRAAAGVVTGHRVADGVRAMIVPGSGLVKRQAEAEGLRDTFEAAGFEWRDPGCSLCVAMNDDRLRPGERCASTSNRNFEGRQGVGARTHLMSPAMAAAAAITGCITDVRRLGQ comes from the coding sequence ATGCCCACGCTCTACGACAAATTATGGTCGGCGCATGTCGTCGCTACCGAACCCGGCGGCATCGATCTGATCTACGTCGACCGGATGCTGCTGCACGAGGTGAGCAGCCCGCAGGCATTCGCCGGGCTGCGCGAGGCGGGCCGATCGCCGCGCCGCACCGCGCCGTTTCTCGCGGTGGCCGACCATGCCGTGCCGACGCACGATCGCGGTGCGCCGATCGCCGATCCGCAGGCGCGCGCGCAGGTGTCGCTGCTCGAATCGAACTGCGCAGCCAGCGGCATCGATTATCTGCCGCTGACCGATGCGCGGCAGGGCATCGTCCACGTGATCGGCCCGGAACAGGGCTTCACGCTGCCCGGCACGACGTTGGTGTGCGGCGACAGCCACACCGCGACGCACGGCGCGTTCGGCGCGCTCGCCTTCGGTATCGGCAGCAGCGAGGCGGAATGCGTACTGGCGACGCAGACGCTGCGCCAGAAGAAGGCGCGGACGATGCGCGTGACGATCGACGGGCCATTGGGCCACGGCGTGTCGGCCAAGGATCTGGCACTCGCCTTGATCGGACGGATCGGCGCGGCGGGCGCGATCGGCCATGCGATCGAATATGCCGGATCGACCGTCGCCGCGATGTCGATCGAGGCGCGGATGACCTTGTGCAACATGAGCATCGAGGCGGGATCTCGCACCGGCCTGGTCGCGCCGGACGAGACGACGTTCGCGTGGGTCGAGGGCCGCCCCCGCGCGCCGCACGGTGCCGACTGGGCGCGCGCGCTGGCCTATTGGCGCACCTTGCCCAGCGATCCGGATGCGGTGTTCGACGCCGACGTGACGATCGAAGCCCGGACGGTCGCGCCGCAGGTGAGTTGGGGGACGAGCCCGGATCAGGTCGTCGCGATCGACGGCGCGGTCCCGGCGGACGCCGATGCAAAGGCGCTCGCCTATATGGGGCTGGAGCACGGACAGCGGATCGCCGGCCTTCCGATCGACCATGTCTTCGTCGGATCGTGCACCAATGGCCGGATCGAGGATCTTCGCGCCGCCGCCGGCGTCGTCACCGGACATCGTGTCGCGGACGGGGTGCGGGCGATGATCGTGCCGGGGTCCGGGCTGGTCAAGCGCCAGGCCGAGGCGGAGGGGCTGCGCGACACGTTCGAGGCGGCCGGGTTCGAATGGCGCGATCCGGGCTGTTCGCTATGCGTTGCGATGAACGACGACCGGCTGCGACCGGGGGAACGCTGCGCCTCGACCTCCAATCGCAATTTCGAGGGGCGGCAAGGCGTCGGCGCGCGCACGCACCTGATGAGCCCGGCGATGGCGGCGGCGGCGGCGATCACCGGATGCATCACGGACGTCCGGAGGCTCGGCCAGTGA